One segment of Carya illinoinensis cultivar Pawnee chromosome 1, C.illinoinensisPawnee_v1, whole genome shotgun sequence DNA contains the following:
- the LOC122306802 gene encoding protein DA1-related 1-like isoform X4 — MFKEQTTNCWSIRHLKNISKKQKLEVMICARCKTEIGCGEFLTCMDADWHPECFRCHACNCPITDSKVKFYISGNRSYHKLCYRKQRLPRCEVCKNFIPASSKGRIPYMEHPFWKNKYCPSHEHDGTPRCCSCERMEPRDTRYLLLDDGRKLCLECLNSAIMDTEECQPLYLEIQEFYEGLNMKVEQQVPMLLVERQALNEAMEGEKHGHHHLSETRGLCLSEVQTVPSISRRPRIGANHQFIDMRTEPCRLIRRCEVTAILVLYGLPRLLTGQILAHEMMHAWLKLNGYRNLSPEVEEGICQVLAYMWLESELYTASGGDAVPSTSSLFSSLASSLSFSTSTSSLFSSLPSSSSFSTSLKMGKRSDFEKKCGDFFKHHIEVDASPTYGDGFRRGRQAVDKYGLKSTLKHIRLTGSFP, encoded by the exons ATGTTCAAAGAACAAACAACAAACTGCTGGAGTATCAGACATTTGAAAAACATATCCAAGAAACAGAAGCTTGAGGTGAT GATCTGTGCTCGCTGCAAAACTGAGATTGGCTGTGGAGAATTTTTGACATGCATGGATGCTGATTGGCATCCTGAATGTTTTCGTTGTCATGCTTGCAACTGTCCTATTACTGATAGTAAGGTGAAA TTCTATATATCTGGCAATCGCTCTTATCACAAATTGTGCTATAGGAAGCAGCGTCTCCCAAGATGTGAAGTTTGCAAGAATTTT ATCCCAGCAAGTTCAAAAGGTCGTATTCCGTATATGGAGCATCCTTTCTGGAAGAACAAGTACTGCCCCTCACATGAACATGATGGTACTCCTCGGTGTTGTAGCTGTGAAAGAATGGAG CCGAGGGACACAAGATATCTGTTGCTTGATGATGGTCGAAAGCTATGCCTAGAGTGTCTAAACTCGGCCATTATGGATACTGAAGAATGTCAACCACTTTACCTTGAAATACAGGAATTTTACGAAGGTTTAAATATGAAAGTGGAGCAGCAAGTTCCAATGCTCTTGGTTGAGAGACAAGCACTAAATGAGGCAATGGAGGGAGAAAAGCAT GGTCATCATCACTTGTCTGAGACCAGAGGACTTTGCTTGTCAGAAGTACAGACTGTCCCTAGT ATCTCAAGGAGGCCAAGGATTGGGGCAAACCACCAGTTCATAGACATGAGAACTGAGCCTTGTAGGCTGATCCGAAGATGTGAAGTGACGGCAATTCTTGTTTTATATGGCCTTCCTAG gTTATTGACTGGGCAAATCCTGGCACACGagatgatgcatgcatggctgaAGCTTAATG GTTACCGCAATCTGAgtccagaggttgaagaaggTATCTGTCAGGTCTTAGCTTATATGTGGTTGGAGTCTGAGCTGTATACAGCATCTGGAGGTGATGCTGTACCATCAACATCATCCTTGTTTTCATCACTCGCTTCCTCCTTATCCTTTTCTACATCAACATCATCCTTGTTTTCATCACTCCCTTCCTCCTCATCCTTTTCTACATCATTAAAAATGGGTAAACGATCTGACTTTGAGAAGAAATGTGGTGATTTTTTTAAACACCATATTGAGGTAGATGCATCCCCAACTTATGGAGATGGATTCAGGAGAGGTAGGCAGGCGGTCGATAAATACGGCCTGAAGAGCACTCTTAAGCACATTCGACTGACAGGAAGCTTTCCTTAA
- the LOC122306802 gene encoding protein DA1-related 1-like isoform X5, which produces MFKEQTTNCWSIRHLKNISKKQKLEVMICARCKTEIGCGEFLTCMDADWHPECFRCHACNCPITDSKFYISGNRSYHKLCYRKQRLPRCEVCKNFIPASSKGRIPYMEHPFWKNKYCPSHEHDGTPRCCSCERMEPRDTRYLLLDDGRKLCLECLNSAIMDTEECQPLYLEIQEFYEGLNMKVEQQVPMLLVERQALNEAMEGEKHGHHHLSETRGLCLSEVQTVPSISRRPRIGANHQFIDMRTEPCRLIRRCEVTAILVLYGLPRLLTGQILAHEMMHAWLKLNGYRNLSPEVEEGICQVLAYMWLESELYTASGGDAVPSTSSLFSSLASSLSFSTSTSSLFSSLPSSSSFSTSLKMGKRSDFEKKCGDFFKHHIEVDASPTYGDGFRRGRQAVDKYGLKSTLKHIRLTGSFP; this is translated from the exons ATGTTCAAAGAACAAACAACAAACTGCTGGAGTATCAGACATTTGAAAAACATATCCAAGAAACAGAAGCTTGAGGTGAT GATCTGTGCTCGCTGCAAAACTGAGATTGGCTGTGGAGAATTTTTGACATGCATGGATGCTGATTGGCATCCTGAATGTTTTCGTTGTCATGCTTGCAACTGTCCTATTACTGATAGTAAG TTCTATATATCTGGCAATCGCTCTTATCACAAATTGTGCTATAGGAAGCAGCGTCTCCCAAGATGTGAAGTTTGCAAGAATTTT ATCCCAGCAAGTTCAAAAGGTCGTATTCCGTATATGGAGCATCCTTTCTGGAAGAACAAGTACTGCCCCTCACATGAACATGATGGTACTCCTCGGTGTTGTAGCTGTGAAAGAATGGAG CCGAGGGACACAAGATATCTGTTGCTTGATGATGGTCGAAAGCTATGCCTAGAGTGTCTAAACTCGGCCATTATGGATACTGAAGAATGTCAACCACTTTACCTTGAAATACAGGAATTTTACGAAGGTTTAAATATGAAAGTGGAGCAGCAAGTTCCAATGCTCTTGGTTGAGAGACAAGCACTAAATGAGGCAATGGAGGGAGAAAAGCAT GGTCATCATCACTTGTCTGAGACCAGAGGACTTTGCTTGTCAGAAGTACAGACTGTCCCTAGT ATCTCAAGGAGGCCAAGGATTGGGGCAAACCACCAGTTCATAGACATGAGAACTGAGCCTTGTAGGCTGATCCGAAGATGTGAAGTGACGGCAATTCTTGTTTTATATGGCCTTCCTAG gTTATTGACTGGGCAAATCCTGGCACACGagatgatgcatgcatggctgaAGCTTAATG GTTACCGCAATCTGAgtccagaggttgaagaaggTATCTGTCAGGTCTTAGCTTATATGTGGTTGGAGTCTGAGCTGTATACAGCATCTGGAGGTGATGCTGTACCATCAACATCATCCTTGTTTTCATCACTCGCTTCCTCCTTATCCTTTTCTACATCAACATCATCCTTGTTTTCATCACTCCCTTCCTCCTCATCCTTTTCTACATCATTAAAAATGGGTAAACGATCTGACTTTGAGAAGAAATGTGGTGATTTTTTTAAACACCATATTGAGGTAGATGCATCCCCAACTTATGGAGATGGATTCAGGAGAGGTAGGCAGGCGGTCGATAAATACGGCCTGAAGAGCACTCTTAAGCACATTCGACTGACAGGAAGCTTTCCTTAA